One genomic segment of Theobroma cacao cultivar B97-61/B2 chromosome 6, Criollo_cocoa_genome_V2, whole genome shotgun sequence includes these proteins:
- the LOC18595371 gene encoding pentatricopeptide repeat-containing protein At1g80550, mitochondrial, with protein sequence MLSSISSKRLTPFSLLSPIRLLFSSTSRSLFLNPTSHFHSQPPNPLPDQPNFDHQTVRKTLSCYSNDWKRALEFFNWVETQCQFPHTTETFNKMLDILGKSFEFDLSWDLIDRMKNKPCSIPDHATFRIMFKRYITAHLVKEAISTFDRLEEFNLKDEISFCNLVDALCEYKHVIEAQELCFFGKIKEIGLSVNDTKIHNMILRGWFKMGWWSKCREFWKEMDKKGVKKDLHSYSIYMDIMCKSGKPWKAVKLYKEMKKKGMKLDVVAYNTVIRAIGISEGADFGVGLFREMRDLGCEPNVVTYNTVIKLLCENGRVRQAYAVLDQMLKKDCAPDVITYHCFFGCLEKPREILKLFDLMIMNGIQPRMDTYVMLMRKFGRWGFLRPVFMVWKKMEELGSSPNEFAYNALIDALIQKGMLDMARKYDEEMLEKGLSSKPREELGTKLVQGGEDT encoded by the coding sequence ATGCTTTCTTCAATCTCCTCAAAACGCCTCAcccccttttctctcctttcaCCAATTCGTCTGCTCTTTTCCTCCACTTCCCGCTCTTTATTCCTAAACCCCACTTCCCATTTCCACTCTCAACCCCCAAATCCCCTCCCAGACCAACCCAACTTCGACCACCAAACTGTCCGCAAAACCCTTTCTTGCTACTCCAACGACTGGAAACGTGCGTTGGAGTTCTTCAACTGGGTCGAAACCCAATGCCAATTCCCCCACACCACTGAAACCTTCAACAAAATGTTAGACATTTTGGGTAAGTCTTTCGAGTTCGATCTTTCGTGGGATTTGATTGATAGAATGAAAAACAAACCTTGTTCGATACCCGATCACGCCACGTTTCGCATCATGTTTAAGCGTTATATTACTGCTCATCTTGTTAAAGAAGCTATAAGTACTTTTGATAGATTAGAAGAGTTCAATTTGAAAGATGAAATTTCATTCTGTAATCTTGTTGATGCACTTTGTGAGTATAAGCATGTGATTGAGGCGCAAGAATTGTgtttttttggtaaaattaAGGAAATTGGTTTGAGTGTGAATGATACAAAGATTCATAATATGATTCTTCGTGGGTGGTTTAAAATGGGGTGGTGGAGTAAATGTAGGGAATTTTGGAAGGAAATGGATAAGAAGGGTGTTAAAAAAGATTTGCATTCCTATTCTATTTATATGGATATAATGTGCAAGAGTGGGAAGCCGTGGAAGGCGGTGAAGTTGTATAAGgagatgaagaagaaagggatGAAGTTGGATGTTGTGGCATACAATACAGTTATTCGTGCTATTGGTATTTCAGAAGGTGCGGATTTTGGTGTTGGGTTGTTTAGGGAGATGAGGGATTTAGGTTGTGAGCCAAATGTTGTGACTTATAATACGGTCATAAAGCTTTTATGTGAGAATGGGAGGGTGAGGCAAGCTTACGCGGTGCTTGATCAAATGCTAAAGAAGGATTGTGCACCTGATGTGATTACGTATCATTGTTTCTTTGGGTGTCTTGAGAAGCCGAGAGAGATTCTTAAGCTGTTTGATTTGATGATTATGAATGGGATCCAACCAAGGATGGACACCTATGTCATGCTTATGAGGAAGTTTGGAAGATGGGGATTTCTTCGACCGGTTTTCATGGTCTGGAAGAAGATGGAAGAACTTGGAAGTAGTCCAAATGAGTTTGCTTACAATGCTCTGATTGATGCTTTGATTCAAAAGGGCATGTTAGATATGGCTAGGAAGTATGATGAGGAAATGTTAGAAAAGGGCCTTTCATCTAAGCCAAGGGAAGAATTGGGAACAAAGTTGGTGCAAGGCGGAGAAGATACTTGA
- the LOC18595370 gene encoding putative UPF0481 protein At3g02645 — protein sequence MLLRSHNPNTKNLNCQASKSFSPEIANMSALQATTSSTSKSNFDERRWVINIRRSLDEEVEGDIEVPVCIFNVPKTLMSSNPESYIPQLVALGPYHYWRPELYEMERYKLAAAKRTQKQLQSPNFHTLVDQLAKHEPRIRACYHSYLDFNGETLAWMMAIDASFLLEFLQIYALKEGKTLSRVSSRMSHLVDYTGRKSAHNAILRDIVMLENQIPLFILQKVLEVQYSSMETADDMLLSMLRGLCQELSPFKMMENMPKIDISRCAHVLDFLYDMIVPKVDEPSITNEAEDQKEAPEDKQSDIDSTDPSYLKQLLSEVWNLLSKIKRGPLRLIKAVLLSRPVRVILKLPWKILSNLPGFSILKQPIEYLLFSQDKEAEKSETSSGLNKPPLVEEIAIPSVADLSKSGVRFSPTNGSISNISFDVKTVTLYLPTISLDINTEVVLRNLVAYEASNASGPLIFTRYTELMNGIIDTEEDVKLLRESGVVLNHLKSDEEAADLWNGMSKSIRLTKVPFLDKAIEDVNRYHNCRWNIKARNFFKHYVYGSWQFLTLLAAIMLLILMTFQAFCTVYSCFRILGTQTSD from the exons ATGCTG CTTCGTTCTCATAACCCCAACACCAAGAACTTAAACTGCCAGGCTTCCAAAAGCTTTTCCCCAGAGATAGCAAACATGTCTGCTCTCCAGGCTACCACGTCCTCCACTTCCAAATCCAACTTTGATGAGCGTCGATGGGTTATCAACATTCGTCGATCCCTGGATGAAGAGGTCGAAGGAGATATCGAAGTTCCGGTTTGCATTTTCAATGTTCCCAAAACACTAATGTCTAGTAATCCTGAATCTTACATCCCTCAATTGGTGGCTCTGGGTCCTTACCATTATTGGCGTCCGGAGCTTTATGAGATGGAAAGATACAAATTGGCCGCAGCGAAAAGAACTCAGAAGCAGCTGCAAAGTCCTAATTTTCATACTCTTGTTGACCAATTGGCAAAGCATGAACCCCGGATTCGAGCATGTTATCACAGCTATCTGGATTTCAATGGTGAAACGTTAGCTTGGATGATGGCCATTGATGCTTCATTCTTGCTTGAGTTTCTTCAAATCTACGCTCTCAAAGAAGGAAAGACTCTGTCAAGAGTTTCCTCAAGGATGTCACATTTGGTTGATTATACAGGGAGGAAGTCAGCTCACAATGCAATTCTGAGAGACATTGTGATGCTTGAGAATCAAATTCCTCTGTTCATTCTTCAAAAGGTGCTAGAAGTCCAATACTCGTCAATGGAAACAGCTGATGATATGTTACTTTCGATGTTAAGGGGGTTATGTCAGGAGCTCTCCCCTTTTAAAATGATGGAGAACATGCCAAAGATTGATATCTCCAGGTGTGCTCATGTTCTAGACTTTCTGTACGACATGATCGTGCCGAAGGTGGATGAACCATCCATAACAAACGAAGCGGAGGATCAGAAAGAAGCCCCAGAAGACAAACAAAGTGACATCGATTCTACAGATCCAAGTTATTTGAAACAACTGCTGAGTGAGGTCTGGAATCTGCTTTCGAAAATAAAGAGAGGTCCGTTACGTCTCATCAAAGCAGTGCTGCTATCCAGACCTGTTAGAGTCATTCTTAAATTGCCCTGGAAAATCCTCTCTAACCTCCCTGGATTTTCAATCCTGAAGCAACCGATTGAATATCTGCTCTTTTCACAAGACAAGGAGGCAGAAAAATCAGAAACCAGTTCTGGCCTCAACAAGCCACCCCTGGTAGAGGAGATTGCAATTCCCTCCGTTGCTGACCTTTCTAAATCAGGAGTCCGTTTTTCACCCACTAATGGCAGCATTTCAAACATTAGTTTTGATGTCAAAACTGTTACATTATATCTCCCTACTATCAGTTTAGATATTAATACAGAGGTGGTCTTGAGGAACTTGGTCGCATATGAAGCATCAAACGCATCAGGGCCTTTGATTTTCACTCGCTATACCGAATTGATGAATGGAATCATCGATACCGAGGAAGATGTCAAGTTACTGAGAGAAAGTGGCGTagttttaaatcatttaaagagTGATGAAGAGGCTGCAGACTTGTGGAATGGGATGAGTAAGTCCATCAGACTGACCAAAGTCCCGTTCTTAGATAAGGCGATTGAAGATGTTAACAGGTATCATAATTGCAGATGGAATATTAAAGCCAGAAACTTCTTTAAGCATTATGTATACGGTTCCTGGCAGTTTTTGACATTGCTAGCTGCAATTATGCTACTAATCTTGATGACATTCCAGGCCTTTTGCACCGTTTATAGCTGCTTCAGAATATTAGGTACCCAGACCTCTGATTGA